A window of Prolixibacter sp. SD074 contains these coding sequences:
- a CDS encoding cation diffusion facilitator family transporter, which produces MIENVDRLKQVNKVTLVGFFTNLLLSVGKIMAGIVGKSGAMLADGIHSLSDFVTDIIVLVFIRASSKERDGDHHYGHGKFETFATMLISFGLMVVGVGIFWTGLQKVISALKGEIITQPGIIALVAALVAILLKEGLYWYTIKTGKRINSSAVIANAWHHRSDAFSSVGTAIGISGAIFLGEKWRVLDPIASIIVSLFIVKVAWDLANPSVKELLESSLPKKLEDEIAATIQGVSGVKAYHNLRTRKIGNYFAIEVHVKVDKELSVEAAHMIATEVERQMRDKYGRQTHIGVHIEPYYDSVHETVSAPLNNH; this is translated from the coding sequence ATGATTGAGAACGTTGATCGGTTAAAACAGGTAAACAAGGTGACACTGGTTGGATTTTTCACCAACTTGTTACTATCCGTTGGTAAAATAATGGCTGGAATAGTTGGGAAAAGTGGTGCTATGCTGGCCGACGGCATTCACTCGCTTTCCGATTTTGTCACCGACATCATTGTCCTGGTATTCATCCGGGCATCCAGCAAAGAGCGGGACGGTGACCATCATTACGGACATGGGAAATTTGAAACATTTGCCACCATGTTGATTAGTTTTGGATTAATGGTGGTAGGTGTCGGCATTTTCTGGACCGGATTACAAAAGGTCATCAGCGCCCTGAAAGGAGAAATCATTACCCAACCCGGAATCATTGCGCTGGTAGCCGCCCTGGTAGCCATTCTTCTTAAAGAGGGTTTGTATTGGTACACCATAAAGACCGGGAAAAGAATCAACAGTTCGGCGGTGATCGCCAATGCATGGCATCATCGCTCCGATGCTTTTTCCTCGGTTGGAACCGCCATCGGAATTTCCGGAGCAATTTTTCTGGGTGAGAAATGGCGGGTACTCGATCCCATTGCCAGTATCATCGTTAGTCTCTTTATTGTAAAAGTTGCCTGGGACCTGGCGAATCCAAGCGTGAAAGAGTTGCTCGAAAGTTCATTGCCCAAAAAACTAGAGGACGAAATTGCAGCCACCATCCAGGGAGTTTCGGGTGTAAAAGCTTATCACAATTTACGGACCCGAAAAATTGGGAATTACTTTGCTATTGAAGTACATGTAAAAGTGGACAAAGAACTTTCGGTGGAAGCGGCCCACATGATTGCCACCGAAGTAGAGCGGCAAATGCGGGACAAATACGGACGCCAAACACACATCGGCGTACACATCGAGCCCTATTATGATAGCGTACACGAAACCGTGTCTGCACCTCTGAACAATCATTAG
- a CDS encoding helix-turn-helix transcriptional regulator — translation MATKDKESELFPCMVPAIICNATWVSLSFSFAGFLLYMFSKEKVEDEFIERLRYMSLAKSLLLTWLIASVLFLTSDELQLRGFYILQFQLFLYVVIYNYYKKWKFMVAYPFKACVVKNLLKVERAKKNLTQADLAKLVFVSRQTINAIESGKYVPSSVLALKIAQVFETSVNEIFELEESDWAK, via the coding sequence ATGGCAACCAAAGATAAAGAATCGGAGCTTTTTCCATGTATGGTGCCTGCAATTATTTGTAATGCGACCTGGGTGAGCCTCTCTTTTTCTTTTGCCGGTTTTCTCCTCTATATGTTTTCTAAAGAGAAAGTGGAAGATGAGTTTATTGAACGCCTCCGCTACATGAGCCTGGCGAAATCGTTGCTCCTAACCTGGCTGATAGCATCGGTTTTATTCCTTACCAGCGATGAATTGCAGCTGAGGGGATTTTATATTCTGCAATTCCAGCTCTTCTTATATGTGGTGATTTATAATTACTACAAGAAATGGAAGTTTATGGTCGCTTACCCCTTTAAAGCATGTGTTGTGAAAAATTTGTTGAAAGTAGAACGGGCCAAAAAAAATCTCACACAAGCTGATTTGGCTAAGCTGGTTTTTGTCAGCCGGCAAACCATTAATGCTATCGAGTCTGGAAAATATGTTCCATCATCGGTGCTTGCATTAAAAATAGCACAGGTTTTCGAAACAAGCGTTAATGAGATTTTTGAATTGGAAGAGTCTGATTGGGCGAAATAA
- a CDS encoding DsrE family protein translates to MKNLGFLLLIGLLFVSCNQKPKTSSVSTEGQKTVAEAVAPKDGVFIHITQGYDDPHRVLMPLKMATMMATDKDVVVYMDIHAVELLVKNAKDMTYTDFESFHTYVKQLVDKGIPVMACPTCLKIAGYTPDDLMEGVQVAQKDKFFNFTKGRIVTLDY, encoded by the coding sequence ATGAAAAACTTAGGATTCTTACTTTTAATTGGATTATTGTTCGTCTCTTGTAACCAAAAACCAAAAACAAGCAGTGTTTCCACCGAAGGGCAAAAAACGGTTGCCGAAGCCGTTGCCCCCAAAGATGGAGTATTTATTCACATCACCCAAGGCTATGACGACCCGCACCGGGTATTAATGCCACTAAAGATGGCCACCATGATGGCCACGGATAAAGACGTAGTTGTTTATATGGATATCCATGCAGTGGAACTGTTGGTGAAAAATGCCAAGGACATGACCTATACAGACTTTGAATCGTTCCACACCTATGTGAAGCAACTGGTCGACAAGGGTATTCCGGTGATGGCTTGTCCCACCTGTCTGAAAATCGCCGGCTACACACCGGATGATTTGATGGAAGGCGTTCAGGTAGCGCAGAAAGACAAGTTCTTCAATTTTACGAAAGGACGCATTGTGACACTGGATTATTGA
- a CDS encoding protoheme IX farnesyltransferase — MKQLKDFFSILLELNKTRITFVVALTTLAGYVLANKHIDSNVVLPMLGIFVLACGSAALNHYQDRDKDALMERTRNRPLPSGRISERNVLLISAIEILAGTWIIYIGSNLEAVILGFMAFIWYNGIYTPLKRVTAFAVIPGSVIGAIPPAVGWVAGGGALLDIRLLVLTVFFFISQVPHFWLLMLKYGKEYEVAGFPSITSVLTPEQIKRAIFIWTVATAIIGALIVFSGLVITAFFKVMVFFAAAWLIALFSKLLRKAYFDFNPFRYFMSINYFVLALIIAMIIDPLI; from the coding sequence ATGAAACAACTGAAAGATTTCTTTAGCATACTGCTCGAACTGAACAAGACGCGGATTACGTTTGTGGTGGCGCTGACGACCCTGGCAGGTTATGTATTGGCCAACAAGCACATCGACTCGAATGTCGTCTTACCCATGCTTGGGATTTTTGTTCTGGCTTGTGGTTCGGCTGCCCTGAACCATTACCAGGATAGGGACAAAGATGCGTTGATGGAACGCACCCGGAACCGCCCGTTGCCATCCGGACGCATATCGGAACGGAATGTTTTACTGATATCCGCCATCGAAATTCTGGCCGGAACCTGGATTATTTACATTGGCAGTAACCTGGAAGCCGTCATACTCGGTTTTATGGCGTTCATTTGGTACAACGGTATATACACGCCCCTGAAACGGGTGACAGCATTTGCGGTTATCCCGGGAAGCGTAATTGGCGCCATCCCTCCCGCTGTAGGTTGGGTCGCCGGCGGTGGAGCATTGCTCGATATCCGGTTGTTGGTGCTCACCGTTTTCTTCTTCATTTCGCAGGTACCCCACTTCTGGCTACTCATGCTGAAATATGGTAAAGAATACGAAGTGGCCGGTTTTCCGTCCATCACTTCGGTACTGACACCCGAACAAATTAAGCGGGCCATCTTTATCTGGACGGTCGCTACCGCAATTATCGGGGCATTGATTGTCTTTTCGGGACTGGTCATTACCGCTTTCTTCAAGGTAATGGTCTTTTTCGCCGCCGCCTGGTTGATTGCCTTATTCTCGAAGCTTCTGCGAAAAGCTTACTTCGATTTCAATCCGTTCCGGTATTTTATGAGCATCAACTACTTTGTACTGGCACTCATCATCGCGATGATTATAGACCCATTGATATAA